The following DNA comes from Bathymodiolus thermophilus thioautotrophic gill symbiont.
TGCATTAAAAAATCCAGCTTTATCTGAAGATCAAGAAACAGGTGAAACACACTTGCGTCACCACATTACCGCTGACGGCTATTACCGTGGCAAACAAGTAATCAACAAAGCAGACGAAATTCCAGAAGTAGAAGCCTAAACACCAAAATGTCAATCAAGGTATCGATTGATGCCTCAGGGGGTGATTACGGTATACCTACTACTATTGTAGCGGGTATTAAGGCCTTGGGCGCATTTTTAGACTTACATTTGGTTTTTGTAGGTGATCAGTCTAGTATTCAAGCAGAACTTGATAAGCATCCTCACGCCAAAAAATACGCCAAGCGCTTTAGCGTTACACATGCCAGCGAAACGATTGCTATGCATGAATCGCCCTCAATAGCGTTGCGAAAAAAGAAAGATTCCTCCATGCGTGTTGCCATTAATTTAGTCAAAGATGGGGCGACTGATGCCTGCGTCAGTGCGGGTAATACTGGTGCTTTAATGGCAATTTCCCGCTTTGTCCTTAAAACCATTAAAGGTATTGATCGTCCTGCGATTATGGGGCGTATGCCAACCGTGGGCGGACATATACATATGCTGGATTTAGGGGCAAATGTTGATTCTAAGCCCGAGGCACTGCTTGAGTTTGCAATCATGGGGGCTATTGCAGTAAAATATACTGAAAATATCACCTCCCCTACTGTTGGATTACTTAACATTGGCGAAGAAGAAATGAAAGGTAACGATAAGATTAAAAAAACTTCAGAGTTGCTAAAGGCATCAAACCTAAATTATGTCGGCTTCATTGAAGGCAATGATATCTACAAAGGCACCGTTGATTTGGTGGTTTGCGATGGCTTTGAGGGTAATATTGCACTCAAAGCCAGCGAAGGCGTGGCATCAATGATGGGGCATTATCTCAAACGAGCTTTTACCAAAAATATCTTTACCAAGTTAATCGCCCTGATTGCCACGCCAGTTTTAAAAGACTTTAAATCCAGTCTTGATCCTGGAAAGTATAATGGCGCTAGTTTGTTGGGATTACGAGGTATTGTGGTTAAAAGCCATGGTAGCGCTAATGCCGATTCATTTTTTCAAGCAATTAAAGAAGCGTATCTTGAAGTGCAAGTTAAAATTACCGAAAAAATAGCCACGCAAGTTTCACTAGAATTAAAACAAAACCATGAATAAATTTGCAAGAATTATTGGCACAGGTTCTTATTTACCACCAATGGTTGTCACCAACGATGACCTGTCTAAAACTATTGACACATCAGATGAATGGATTACCAGTAGAACAGGTATTAAAGAAAGGCGCAGAGTAACCGATGAAAGCACTTGCGACTTGGCGGTAATTGCTGCCAATAATGCACTTGATATGGCAGGCATTGCACCCAGTGAATTGGATTTAATTATTTTAGCCACTACCACACCCGATAAAATTTTTCCTGCCACCGCTACCATGTTGCAAAATGCCATTGGTGCCAACTGCCCTGCTTTTGATTTGCAATCAGTTTGCGCAGGTTTTGTTTTTGCATTAACCACTGCCGAGCAGTACATTAAAACAGGTGCTGCCAATAAAGTATTGGTCGTTGGTAGTGAAACCCTATCTCGTATTGTTGATTGGAACGATCGAGCTACCGCTATTTTATTTGGTGATGGTGCTGGCGCTGTTGTGCTGAGTGGTAGCGAAGAAACAGGGATTTTACATTCAAAACTTTTTAGTGATGGCAGTTATCTGTCTTCTTTGCAGGTGAACAACACCCGTATTAATGAAACAGGTTTTATTGAAATGGCAGGCAATGAAGTCTTTAAAATTGCTGTCAGCCGATTGTCGTCTTTGGCACAAGACACTTTGACAGCCTGCAATATGACGGCAGAAGAGTTGGATTGGATGGTGCCACATCAAGCCAATATCCGTATTATTTCAGCCGTTGCTAAACGCATTAATACGCCCATGGACAAAGTCATTGTTACGCTGGACAAGCATGGCAATACTTCTGCTGCCTCAATTCCTTTGGCACTTGATATAGCCGTGCGTGATGGCCGCATTCAAAAAGGGCAAAGTTTATTGCTTGAAGGCATTGGTGGTGGCTTTAGTTGGGGCAGTATTTTAGCTAAGTTTTAAAATCTTCTGCTTTGTAATTTTTGTGTAAGCGCTTGTAACTTTTCAGTATCCACGCTCAATGCTTGTAAATTATTGCGTGCTTGTTGATAAAGGTTTTCATACTCAACTTTTGAAGCCTCCAAGCCCAACAAGGCAGGATAAGTGGGTTTGTTTTTTTCTGCATCGGAATTTTGTTTTTTGCCCAAAACTTCTTCAGGTGTCAGCACATCTAATACATCATCTTGAATTTGATAAGCCAAACCAATGTTTTTAGCAAAATGCATTAATGCTTGGCTGTCCTTAGCATTACAATCAGAAATTAAAGCACCCATTTTTACCGCACAACTAAGCAGAGCACCTGTTTTCTTCTGGTGCATATCTTTTAAAGTGTTCACATCAATTATTTTTGAAACCACACCTAAATCAATGGATTGCCCTTCTGCCATTTCAAAAGCCGCCTGAGTTAACGCTTGCAACATATCAATTCGAACAACAGCTGACAACTGATTGTCACTGGCCAATACCTCAAAAGCCAAAGCCTGCAAGCCATCCCCCGTTAAAATAGCTTGCGCTTCACCAAATCGCTTGTGACAAGCCGGTTGATTATGGCGAATATCGTCATCATCCATTGCAGGCAAATCGTCATGAATTAAAGAATAAGCGTGAATTAATTCCACTGCACAAGCACTAGAATCCACCTGATCAAGATTGGCACCAAAAGTATCAGCCACAGTATAGGTTAAAATCGGTCGAAAACGCTTGCCACCACACAAAACACTATAACGCATCGCCTCAGTTAAACTGCCTTGATTGGACAAAACTTTGTCTAAACATTGGTTAATGCGTTGTGTGTAATCCATTTTATGATTCTTTATTTGAATCTTGAATGAGAGGCTGTTGGGTATGGTAATTGTCATCTGCACTAAGTATGGCTATTTTTTGCTCCGCTTCACTGAGTGCTGTTTGGCATTGGCGTGTTAAGACAACACCTCGTTCAAAATGTTTTAAAGAATCCTCCAGGTTGAGGTCGCCACTCTCCATAGTTTGTACAATAACTTCTAAATCTTTCAGGCCTTTATTAAAATCAAATTTTTTCGCCATTATCTGCCTCCGCCACCACCGGCTTTATATAAAATTTTATCCATTAGCCAAGTGGGCAATATCCTAATCAAAAATGCAAATAATTTGGTCGGAAAAGTTACTAGGTAATGAATTTTTGCGTGCTTTGCACTGAGTGCATGCACACAGCATTTTAGCACCGCTTCTGCGGGTAAAGTAAAATCTGCCAAATCTTTTGATTGCAAGCGCACAATCATTTTTTCATAATTGACTCGGTAATCGCTATTTTGTTTGTCAATATGCTTGCTAAATGCTTTATAGGCATTGAGTCTAAAATCAGATTCAATCGGTCCAGGTTGAATCAGCGATAATTGCACCTTGGTGTGCGCCAATTCCAATCTCAAAGTATTAACCAGACCTTCAATCGCAAATTTAGAGGCATTATAAGGTCCACGAAATGGCATTGCCACAAAGCCCAATACCGAGCTCAAATAAATAATCCGTCCAGCATTTTGACGCTTCATCTTTGGTAACACTAAATTAGTCAGCTCATGCCAACCAAACACATTGGTCTGAAATTGTTCCTCAAGCGCCTCACGAGAAATATCCTCCAATGCCCCCACTTGCCCATAAGCACCGTTGTGAATTAGACCGTATAACGACTCAGTTTGTCCAAAAATAGCATGCATTGCCGCTTTAATAGATGCGGATGATGCCAAATCCAATTGATAACTCTCAAAGCCTTGAGTTTTAAGATTTTCTACATCCTTGGACTGTCTGGCAGTGGCAAAAACTCGATAACCCGCTTGCTTCAACCCTTGGGCAACACAAAGACCAATGCCACTAGAGCAACCTGTGATTAAAATAGACCGTGTCAAAAATGCCTGCGTTGCCTCAGGTGTCTTAAACTTCATTATTATATTGTGCTTCAGTCCAAAAATTTGCCGCTTCTTTAAGTTCTGGATTAATACTTTGCGAACGCAATACTAAAAAATCATAAGCAATTCTAAATCCTCGGTGCGCTAACAAGGGTTGCACTTTTTTAGGATGCATCTTTTCTAATTTTGACTGCATTATCCAAATATCTTTCATTCTAGCAGTTAAATATCGTGGCATTGACACTTGCTTAATTTGACTGATAATTGCTTCATCACAGGCTTGTATTTGTGCCAAATTAAAAGAACGCTGTTTCTTTTTAATCAGTACAAAGCGTTCATTTTGCGCTTGCCATAAGAATACTGCAAACAAAAAGGCAGGGGTTACTGGCTTGCCGCTTTTAATGCGATCAGAAGTATTGTTACATGCTTTTTTGATAAAATCATTTTTATGCGTTTGCTTAAATAAATGTTTGAGCAAACCATATCGCTCTAACTGCTCATACACCTTAAACGAATATTCATTCTGAAACAACTTAATACACTCTTCATACAAGCGTGCTGCCGAAACATTGGCAAGTAAAGGGGCCTGCTCTAAAATAGCAGCCTTGATTTCTTCGCTCATCTCTGCCTTAAGTTTTTCACCAAAACGAACTGCGCGTATCATACGCACAGGATCTTCCTTAAAGCGTTTTGTAGCATCACCAATCACATGAATTTCACCTGCTTCAAGATCTGCTAAACCACCAACATAATCAATCACTTCCTTCTTATGAATATCGTAATACAAAGCATTAATATTAAAATCTCTACGCACCACATCATCTTCTAATTTGCCATAATGATTATCGCGCACAATCACGCCGTTTTTGGCAGTTTGCACTTTTCCAGAACGGAAAGTAGCCACTTCAATAAAATCACGCGCACCAAATAACACATGCACCAAACGAAAACGCCTACCAATTAAGCGTGAGCGTTTAAAAAGTTTATTGACTTGCTCGGGTTTGGCATTGGTGGCAATGTCAAAATCTTTAGGCTTCAAACCTAACAACAAATCTCGCACACAACCACCAACCAAATAGACTTCAAAGCCGGCTTTGTGAATAGTATTTACAACCTTTAATGCATTTTTATCTAACAGTTTTTCGTTAAACTTAACAGATTGACGAACAGGCTTGGCATTGGACTTGATGCCTAAAAATATTTTTTTAAAAACGCTACGAATTCTTTGCATAATTACTTACAAGCATAAATGCGGTTACAAATTAACAACAGTTTTAGGCGTCCAGCCTTGTTGTTGATGTTCGGCAATCACTGTGGTATAAACACCACCACGCACATTGAAAACAGCTTTAAGGCGCATAAACCGTGGATCGGTTGCCACTATCAAATCTTCTAAAATTTGATTGGTAACTGCCTCATGAAAAGCGCCTTCGTCACGAAACGACCAAATGTACATTTTCAAAGATTTCAACTCAACGCAGGCTTTATCTGCAATATATTCTAAATGTAGCGTGGCAAAATCAGGCTGTCCTGTCTTTGGACACAGGCAGGTAAATTCTGGTAATTCTATTTGAATAACATAATCGCGCTCAGGGTTTGGATTATCAAAAACCTCTAAAATTTTACTGGGTTGGGATGACATGGTATTATAAGTTCCTTTAAAAATGTGAAGTCATTTTACACGCCTTACGAAAAAACGCGTCAGTGTTCTGAATTTTTCGTATCGATAGCCATACAGGATGAAAATAAAGCCAAACATCAACAGATGCACCCACCACAATCCGCCCCATATAGAATTCCCCCCATGTTCTAACGCTGATTTGGCAATCATCAAAGCATTGTTATACAAAATAAAAATAGCAACACCAAACAACACACCTAAGTTTTTCCCACCCCTAGGAGATGCCTTACCCAGCAAAACCCCTAAAAACGACAAAATAAAAATACTGAGTGGCTGTGACAACCTCCATTGAAATTCTGCCACCTCTTTGGCGCCATCTGCATAGAATAAATCAATTGTGCTACGGGATTCTATTTGCGTGTTACTCATCTCAGATTGTTGCTTTTTACCATCCATAATCTGCAAATCATACCCATCAAAGTTTAAAATTCTTTTGCTGTCATTACCTAAAAAACCATGATAACGAACGCCATCTTTGAGGCGTAAATAAATATTATTGGTACTTGGGTCTGTGTATTTTTGCGCTTTTTTTGCCAAAGTGATAACAGGCTCACCCCCTACCAAAGCATAAATAAACACTTCTTCCATAATTTTGCGTGTGTCTTTAACACCATCCGTTACTTTGGTGGCATAAAAAATAATATCGCCCCCTTGAAATTCTTGAAATTCTTTTTGTTTGATAAAAGCAAACTCTGGTGTGTGTTCACTACGGCTCATAACAAGGTTTTTTTGTTGCTTTGTCCAAGGTACCACCAAAGTAGTCAGCAATAAAACAAAGATAAAAATAGGCAACACTACCGGCTGAATAAACACCATAAAGTGTTTGTCACCAACACCAAGTGAGTTCATGACAATGGCTTCTGAGCTTTGATAGAGTTTACTAATGGCAAGAATAATTGCCAAAAATAAAGACAAGGATAAAATTAAAGACATATCACCAATCATATTAAAGACAATCAATGGCAATAAATCAGCAGTAGGAATACCATATTCCAAACTTTTTTGTATCATTAGCACCACTTGATTACCAAGAATTACCAAACTAATAATCAGGAAAATAGCACCCGATACCACCCACACATTGCGCATTAAATATTTCGCAATAATCGTATCAATTAGATAACAGGCATGCTTAAAACCAGGTATTTTGCTAAATCTCCTCATACCCTAAGTATAAAGAGATTTTTTAATCATAAGAAACCTTTGCATAAAGTGCGCCATTTTTAAGTAAAAAATAATACCATTACTCCAGGGCACCTCTAGAACCCCCAGTGTGATTTAGGGAAATTAGAAAATAGTGCATTTTTTAGCCAAAAATTAGGAGAATAACCCGCTATTTGATGAATTTTTGGATGAAAAAGGTGCTGTTTTATACTTTTCATAAATTGTATTGGGGTTTTTGGAGGTGTCCTCCATTTAAATAGCATTTGAGTTGTGCAAAAATCTCCCCATAAGTGCGCGTTTATTTTTTTTGTGACATTGAGGCGAAAAATTCATCATTGGTTTTGCTTAACTTAAGGCGATCAATCAAAAATTCTGCCGCTTCCACCGTGTCCATTGGGTGCAAAATCTTACGCAAAATCCACATCTTTTGCAATTCCTTCTCATCAGTAATCAATTCTTCACGGCGTGTTCCAGAGGCATTAATATTAATAGCTGGGAATATACGCTTTTCACTCAAACGACGCTCAAGGTGTAATTCCATATTACCCGTGCCTTTAAATTCTTGATAAATAACCTCGTCCATTTTAGAACCTGTATCAATCAAAGCAGTTGCAATAATGGTAATACTACCCCCATTTTCAATATTTCTTGCTGCGCCAAAGAAACGCTTTGGACGCTGGAGTGCATTTGCATCTACACCACCCGTCAATACCTTACCCGAAGACGGTGCAACCGTATTGTAAGCACGGGCTAAACGAGTAATGGAGTCTAATAAAATAATAACATCTTTGCCTTGTTCTGCACGGCGTTTGGCTTTTTCAATAACGATTTCAGCCACTTGCACATGGCGCTTTGCTGGCTCATCAAAAGTAGAAGCAACCACTTCGCCACGAACAGTGCGTGCCATTTCAGTTACCTCTTCAGGGCGTTCATCAATCAACAAAACAATCAATTCGCATTCTGGATGATTGCGGGAAATAGAAGAGGCAATATTTTGCATAATCATC
Coding sequences within:
- a CDS encoding beta-ketoacyl-ACP synthase III gives rise to the protein MNKFARIIGTGSYLPPMVVTNDDLSKTIDTSDEWITSRTGIKERRRVTDESTCDLAVIAANNALDMAGIAPSELDLIILATTTPDKIFPATATMLQNAIGANCPAFDLQSVCAGFVFALTTAEQYIKTGAANKVLVVGSETLSRIVDWNDRATAILFGDGAGAVVLSGSEETGILHSKLFSDGSYLSSLQVNNTRINETGFIEMAGNEVFKIAVSRLSSLAQDTLTACNMTAEELDWMVPHQANIRIISAVAKRINTPMDKVIVTLDKHGNTSAASIPLALDIAVRDGRIQKGQSLLLEGIGGGFSWGSILAKF
- the rho gene encoding transcription termination factor Rho — protein: MKLSELKRSTAAELLELAQSLGIENISRAKKQALIFSILKHKATNDEEVIGDGVLDILQEGYGFLRSADDSYVSGPDDIYVSPNQIRRFNLSTGDVVAGKIRAPKKGEKYFALVKVYEVNDEDPDNVRNRIPFASLTPLHPDERIKLEIGNGGTEDITARVIDLVAPFGKGQRGLLVAPPKAGKTMIMQNIASSISRNHPECELIVLLIDERPEEVTEMARTVRGEVVASTFDEPAKRHVQVAEIVIEKAKRRAEQGKDVIILLDSITRLARAYNTVAPSSGKVLTGGVDANALQRPKRFFGAARNIENGGSITIIATALIDTGSKMDEVIYQEFKGTGNMELHLERRLSEKRIFPAININASGTRREELITDEKELQKMWILRKILHPMDTVEAAEFLIDRLKLSKTNDEFFASMSQKK
- the lptF gene encoding LPS export ABC transporter permease LptF, translating into MRRFSKIPGFKHACYLIDTIIAKYLMRNVWVVSGAIFLIISLVILGNQVVLMIQKSLEYGIPTADLLPLIVFNMIGDMSLILSLSLFLAIILAISKLYQSSEAIVMNSLGVGDKHFMVFIQPVVLPIFIFVLLLTTLVVPWTKQQKNLVMSRSEHTPEFAFIKQKEFQEFQGGDIIFYATKVTDGVKDTRKIMEEVFIYALVGGEPVITLAKKAQKYTDPSTNNIYLRLKDGVRYHGFLGNDSKRILNFDGYDLQIMDGKKQQSEMSNTQIESRSTIDLFYADGAKEVAEFQWRLSQPLSIFILSFLGVLLGKASPRGGKNLGVLFGVAIFILYNNALMIAKSALEHGGNSIWGGLWWVHLLMFGFIFILYGYRYEKFRTLTRFFVRRVK
- a CDS encoding exodeoxyribonuclease VII small subunit, with the protein product MAKKFDFNKGLKDLEVIVQTMESGDLNLEDSLKHFERGVVLTRQCQTALSEAEQKIAILSADDNYHTQQPLIQDSNKES
- the queF gene encoding preQ(1) synthase, with the translated sequence MSSQPSKILEVFDNPNPERDYVIQIELPEFTCLCPKTGQPDFATLHLEYIADKACVELKSLKMYIWSFRDEGAFHEAVTNQILEDLIVATDPRFMRLKAVFNVRGGVYTTVIAEHQQQGWTPKTVVNL
- the pcnB gene encoding polynucleotide adenylyltransferase PcnB, with product MQRIRSVFKKIFLGIKSNAKPVRQSVKFNEKLLDKNALKVVNTIHKAGFEVYLVGGCVRDLLLGLKPKDFDIATNAKPEQVNKLFKRSRLIGRRFRLVHVLFGARDFIEVATFRSGKVQTAKNGVIVRDNHYGKLEDDVVRRDFNINALYYDIHKKEVIDYVGGLADLEAGEIHVIGDATKRFKEDPVRMIRAVRFGEKLKAEMSEEIKAAILEQAPLLANVSAARLYEECIKLFQNEYSFKVYEQLERYGLLKHLFKQTHKNDFIKKACNNTSDRIKSGKPVTPAFLFAVFLWQAQNERFVLIKKKQRSFNLAQIQACDEAIISQIKQVSMPRYLTARMKDIWIMQSKLEKMHPKKVQPLLAHRGFRIAYDFLVLRSQSINPELKEAANFWTEAQYNNEV
- a CDS encoding polyprenyl synthetase family protein encodes the protein MDYTQRINQCLDKVLSNQGSLTEAMRYSVLCGGKRFRPILTYTVADTFGANLDQVDSSACAVELIHAYSLIHDDLPAMDDDDIRHNQPACHKRFGEAQAILTGDGLQALAFEVLASDNQLSAVVRIDMLQALTQAAFEMAEGQSIDLGVVSKIIDVNTLKDMHQKKTGALLSCAVKMGALISDCNAKDSQALMHFAKNIGLAYQIQDDVLDVLTPEEVLGKKQNSDAEKNKPTYPALLGLEASKVEYENLYQQARNNLQALSVDTEKLQALTQKLQSRRF
- the plsX gene encoding phosphate acyltransferase PlsX, with protein sequence MSIKVSIDASGGDYGIPTTIVAGIKALGAFLDLHLVFVGDQSSIQAELDKHPHAKKYAKRFSVTHASETIAMHESPSIALRKKKDSSMRVAINLVKDGATDACVSAGNTGALMAISRFVLKTIKGIDRPAIMGRMPTVGGHIHMLDLGANVDSKPEALLEFAIMGAIAVKYTENITSPTVGLLNIGEEEMKGNDKIKKTSELLKASNLNYVGFIEGNDIYKGTVDLVVCDGFEGNIALKASEGVASMMGHYLKRAFTKNIFTKLIALIATPVLKDFKSSLDPGKYNGASLLGLRGIVVKSHGSANADSFFQAIKEAYLEVQVKITEKIATQVSLELKQNHE
- the rpmF gene encoding 50S ribosomal protein L32, whose product is MAVQKSRKTPSKRGMRRSHNALKNPALSEDQETGETHLRHHITADGYYRGKQVINKADEIPEVEA
- a CDS encoding SDR family NAD(P)-dependent oxidoreductase; translated protein: MKFKTPEATQAFLTRSILITGCSSGIGLCVAQGLKQAGYRVFATARQSKDVENLKTQGFESYQLDLASSASIKAAMHAIFGQTESLYGLIHNGAYGQVGALEDISREALEEQFQTNVFGWHELTNLVLPKMKRQNAGRIIYLSSVLGFVAMPFRGPYNASKFAIEGLVNTLRLELAHTKVQLSLIQPGPIESDFRLNAYKAFSKHIDKQNSDYRVNYEKMIVRLQSKDLADFTLPAEAVLKCCVHALSAKHAKIHYLVTFPTKLFAFLIRILPTWLMDKILYKAGGGGGR